In Bacteroidota bacterium, the genomic stretch GTGGTATCAATTTGAATTCAATTTGTATTTTCGCCACCGTTAATCACTTTTTTCTATGATGAAACTACCTTTAATTCTTTTTGTATTAGTTTTATTTTTATCCAACCTTGGCTATAGTCAAACCGATAGCACTATGCTTGCACCAAAGAAGGATCCAACCAAAATTTGGAATAAGGGTGGAGTAGGTGGAGTGCAGTTTGTACAAGCAGCATACAGTAATTGGAGTGCCGGAGGCGAAAACTCCCTGGCCGTAACCGGATTACTGAATTTGTATGCCAATTATGAAAAGAAAAAGGCTACCTGGGATAATTACATGGATGTGGCGTATGGATTTATCAGAACCTCACAATTTGGAGTTCGTAAAAATGATGACCGCATGGAGATTAACTCATCGTTCGGTTATCGCGAAAAACAAACCAATTGGTATTACACCGTTATGGTAAATGGACTTTCGCAATTTGACAGGGGTTACAATTTTCCTGATGATAGTACAAGAATTTCGAATTTTGCAGCGCCTGCTTTTGTAAAAATTGCCATGGGGATAGAACATAAACCCAATAAAAACCTGCGATTGCTTTTGGCCCCCATTACCGGCAAATCAACCATTGTGACCGATACCATGGTAAACGAGATTGATTTTGGTCTTGATGAAGGAAAACGTTGGCGAAATGAGTATGGGGCTTATCTTAAATTTTATTATCGAAAAGAAATTTTTAAGAATATCATCTTTACAAACAAGACTGACCTCTTTAGTAATTATGCCGAAGACCCACAAAACATAGATATTACTACGCAAATTCAACTTACTTTTAATGTAAACAAATACATGAGTGCCGGGTTGACATTAGATATGATCTATGACGATAACATTGCTGTGGCTGTATTTGATGAAGTGAATGGTGTGCGCGAACAAATAGGAGAGGGGCCTCGCATGCAGCTTAAAGAGGTAATTACTCTTCGCCTTGCTGCTAAGTTTTAAAGAGAAATCTTTTGGTGTAATTTATATTCTGCAATCAATTTTATGTATTCCTAAAAAGTACAGTTGTCAATTTATTATACATTGGTAAAAGGAATACAATGTTTGCTATTACAGCAACTTACTAGTATTGCAAAGGATAATAAAAAAGAAAAATGCCTTTAGGCGGCTTATGCTTCTACTAAATTATTCAAACGATAATAGTGTTTTACATCTGCCTTGCCATGATTGCGCACATACTCTTCAAACTCAGGGCGGAAATGCCTGATAGCTGCTGCTACGGGCCATGCTGCGGCTTCGCCAAGTGGACAAATAGTTTTTCCTTCTATTTTGCTTTGTATATCCCATAGCAAATCGATATCACTAATAGTTGCATGACCATGAATAAATTTGTGCAGCACTTTTTCCATCCATCCTGTGCCTTCGCGGCAAGGGCTACATTGCCCGCAACTTTCGTGGTGATAGAAGCGTGTGAAGTTCCAGAGATTTTTTACAATACTTGTGTCTTCATCCATAACGATAAATCCTCCCGAGCCAAGCATGGTGCCTGTTGCAAAACCTCCATCAGCAAGACTTTCGTAGGACATAAGTCGTGGATCTCCATTTGCTGTATTTAAAATTAAATTTTTTGGCAGCACGGGCACGCTTGAACCTCCGGCAACAACTGCTTTCAATTCTTTTCCATTGCGAATGCCACCACAATACTCGTCACTATAAATAAATTCTTCTACAGGCAAGCCTAACTCAATTTCGTAAACTCCCGGTTTGTTTATATGCCCCGATGCCGAAATCAATTTTGTACCTGTTGATTTGCCAATACCGATTTTTGCATACTCATCGCCTCCCATTTCTATTATAGGTACAACCGCTGCAATGGTTTCTACATTATTTACTACGGTGGGGCAGTCCCATAATCCTTTTACCGCAGGAAAAGGAGGTTTAATACGGGGATTGCCACGCTTTCCTTCGAGCGATTCTATCAGTGCAGTTTCTTCTCCGCATATATAAGCCCCTCCACCGCAATGTACATGCAAATCGTGGTCGAATCCGCTTCCCAAAATATTTTTTCCCAGGTAACCTTCTGTATATGCTTCATCAATGGCCTTTTGTAAAATATGAAACTGATGCATCATTTCGCCCCGGATATAAATGTACGAAGTGTTGGCGCCCAGAGCAAAACTCGAAATAATCATACCCTCAATAAGGATATGTGGCTTACGCTGCATAAGATAGCGATCTTTAAAAGTTCCGGGTTCACTTTCGTCAGCATTACAAACAAGATAACGTGGCACTCCCGGAGGCTTTGCTATAAAGCTCCATTTCATTCCGGTAGGAAAACCTGCACCACCACGGCCGCGCAATCCTGACTTTTGAACCTCGGTAACTATTTCTTCCGGTTTCATATTGAAAGCCTTGCGCAGGTTGGTGTAGCCACCAAATTGTGTGTATCCTTCAATGCCGGTAATGGCAGGATTATGTATGTTATTAAGCAATATCTGACGACCCATAACTATTCTATGAATTTCTTTTTAACTACGGCAAAGGTAATTTTTTTAAAGTTTGAAAGTAAAATTTTGTTTCAGATTTAATGCCTCCATTTGACTATTATTAATAGAATGCTTCTTCCTAAATAAACTTCATTTATGCACGTAAGCAACCTTAATTAAACAAGCTGTTGAGGCGCGGTATGCATCATCGAAAAGGTCAAATTATATCGTGCTCTAATTTGCAAAGTGCTGCAATAAAAATTCTTTATGCAATGCGCGGCTATTTTTTATTTCCCTTTTTCGAAGTTGCGTTCAATCCATACCACTGCTTTTTTTACATAGTACTCCTTATCACCTTTTACTTTAAGCAATAGTTCTTTTATGGCAGGATGCTTTTCTTTTTCTCTGGTATAGTATTCCATCAAAACAATGGCAAGCCTGCGTTGCCATAAATTTTCTGAAACAATTAATCTTCCTGACAATTTTGTTATTTCATCAAAATGTGTTTTTACAATTCCCTTGCAAGCCTGCATGCCAAAGGCATCGCACACCGCCCAATTATTTATACTACCCGAAAATTGTTCAACTATTTTTAAAGTAAGTGCAGGATTTTTTTTTCCGGCTTTTTCAAGAATCTTGGCCGCAAGTATTTGTGTTTCGGGATAAGTAGTAAGACATAATTGCTCAGCCAAAGCAAGGGCATCTTCCTTGTCTGATTTTAATTGTGTATTTAACTCCTTGGCTAGTTGATTTATTACAGGCATGCGCACACCTATTGGTGTTACTTCGCCAGGAATAAATTTTTTAAACGCTGCAATCCCTTCCGGTGTGCTTGCTTTCTGTAAGCGGATAATGATATCGTCAATTTGTTTTTTCGTATTCATTTGAAAAAAATGTGTGAAGATTAACTAAGTAGTTTATTAATTTGGGCTCGTAAATAAACACTATTCGTATGGGAAAAAGAACTGTAACTTTTGATAATTATATAAGTAAGTCAGAGGTATTTGCCCGCCCAATACTTACTTACCTGCGCGATGTAATGCATGATAGCTGCCCTGAAATTGAAGAAAAGTCGAAGTGGGGTATGCCATTTTTTGTTTATAAGAATGACAACCTTTGTCACATGGCATCGTTTAAAAAGCACTGTGCCTTGGGATTTTGGAAAGCACCCCTGTTTAGTAAAAATAAGTTGCCTCAAGTAGATGACAACGACAAAGCCATGGGACAGTTCGGAAAAATTAGCAGCATCAATGAGTTGCCATCTAAAAAGGTACTACAAGCATTTATTAAAGAATCTATTGAGATTATTGATAAGGGAATAAAGCCACCACCCAAACCTAAAGTTACAAAGGCAGAACTGCCTTTGCATCTTGATTTTTTGAAAGCACTATCAAAAACAAAAAAAGCATTGCAAGTGTTTCATGATTTCAGCCTCTCGCATCGCAATGAATATGCCGGTTGGATAAACGAAGCTAAGACCGAAGCCACTCGCAACAAGCGAATTGAACAAGCCATAGAATGGCTTAACGAAGGGAAAGGAAAAAACTGGAAATATGAGCGTAAATAATTTATTTTAATGAAATTACTTTCAACGTAGTGCCCGATAAAATCAAAATATCGGTATTGCCATCATTATTCAGTTCGCATAGTATAGGGATACCGTTACAATCCATGTTGCTGCCTTTAATTTCTTTTCCGCTTGCATCAGCCATAAACAATTTATTCTTTTCATTATTTAGCCATACTACATAGCGGTTATTGTTTTCGCTTTGTGCAACGCCAAGCCACATGGCATATATGTTAGCCGATTTGGTATGAAATAGCTCATCGTTAGCAAGGGTATAAGCACTTATACTCTGATCATCAATAGTCACATAGCACGTATTGCCTTCAGCCTCAAGCTCGGCAGTAATAACATACGTATAAGGCATTCCAATTAATGGTACTTCGGCAGTAATTCCTTCTTTATTTATTCGCATCAGGATACCCGTGGTATCCAAATATTCGATGGCGCAATTTTTTGCATCTATCAATATCTGAGAATTGTTCTTTACCATTGCTCCTGATGGCATTCCATCAAGCAGGGCACCGGTAAGTTTATCTATTTGTACAATTCTGTTTTGTACATCAACCGATTTAAGCCAAATTCCATTATTACATACTACTTCGGTTAGGGGCTCCGTTAATTGGGTTGAGGCTTGGTAGTTCCATTCCTGAATAGGTATTCCCGATGAGGTGTAGCAATAGACATTGGCATTTTCGCAAGGCATGTAGATGCGATATTGTTTCGATTCAGAAAAGTCGAATACACTTAACGAAGCAGAAGCACGAGCTGGTAATCGTTTTGGAAAACCTTCCATGGTCATACCACTCAAATTGATAACATACAGTAACGTATCGGTATTAAATAAAAGATGATAATTTCCGGTTTGATTTAAATCGAGGCAATATATATCGCCTTTTATTTTATCATTAAAGTGAATTCGATGTTCAATTGCGCCTTTATTATTCACTAGTAAAATATTGTCCAAAGTGTCTTGCAGTGCTATTAAATGAATAGAATCGTTGTCGGTTTTCACATAGCTGATATAGGACGAATTAACCTCAGGCATATCAGAAGTGAAGCGTGTGTATAGAATATCTTTAATGGCACGCGAGCTAATCACAGTTGCTTCCGATGCGCAGTATGTTTCCTTAGCTTGTGCAGTATAAAAGAACATGCCGCTTGTTTCTAATTGCATTTGATATGCCTGGTAATTAGATTTCCAGGTTTCGTTTAGCGTAGGCTCCAGGTTGTTCAATGCCATATCTGTGTTTACATAAATAAGGTAGTTGCAATTGGCATTCACTTTAGAACTGATAAGTTCAAATTCGTTTTCCTGTTTTATTAAACGATTGGCTTTTACGGTTTCTATATACGTTTTGAGGTCAGAAAGTTGATTGGCAACAACCAGAAATTCGCCTACGTTAGCCACATAGTTTTGTGTGATGCCAGCAAAATCATTTCCAAATAGCACCTGCAATGCATTGCACTCAGGTAATTTTACGAGATTACTTTCTTTATATTTTTCCGATTCAAGTTGCACCGGTGCATTCTTCTTGGCATATTGAATAAGCCTGAAAATGCGCGAACGCGCATTTTCGTTTGCAATAACAGCAACAAGTCCATTGCCGTTTCCGTTGTGTTGTGCTTCAAGGGCAATCAGGCTGATTTCGTTGTCAATCATTTCATTGAGCAATGCATCAATGCTTTGGGCACCTTTGGGTGTGGCAGCCGTTACCGTTTGTAACGCTTTCTGATAAGCACCGTTTTGCCTATACACATTACTTACAGCGGTTTGCAACAAATTTTTATCGGTAAAAGCATAGCTTTTACACCAGGCGGCATTTGCAGGCAGCGCATTAAAGGCGCCATTGTTTGTTTCTTTTTGCCCCTGGAATATTGAAAGAAAGGAGGATGCATCATAAGCTGTATTTCCGGCAAGTGTAAGATGATATTCGTCTACCTCTGCCATATAGGAGGCAAAGTTGCCAAAGGAAACATCAGGAATGGCGTTTTTAAATAGTTGCTGCCAAATGATATGGCAGTTGGCATGTTGCACATACACTTGAATGTCACCGTTAGTATATATGTTTTTGTCGTTATAATAAGTTCGCCAGGTGTTATCATCTTTGTTGCTGCCATTATTCGATTGTCTGATGGCATCTTCTATAAGCAAAGGATTAAAACTTACAGCCATCACATTATTGAAAGAAGCAAAATTCAAAATGCTTTTTCCAATATAAAGTTGCAAAACATCGGTACCATTAAAATTTCTTTTTTCTACTTTATCAACTTTGCCCCATATGGCCTCGGTTGTATTACGCACCTGATCTTCGGTTATATCAAGTTGTGGCAGGTAATACATAAAGTCCAACTTTCCCTGCACTTGTTGATGTATAGAGATGTACAGGTCATTGCGTGTAATAATGCCGATGGAGGAGGAAGAGGATTCGCCATTCGCAATTTTTTGCAGCAAGGCATTCACTTCCGTCATGCCCGGAACATTTTTAAATTTTGTAAAAAGAAAATTTTTAAGAATGCGGTTGGCATTGGCTTCGTTTGGCTTAAGTTGTATTACGCATAGTGCATCGCCAGGTACCGACCTGAAAACTGCTTCGGTTCCCGCCCCACGGTTAATGAGGTAGTATAAACCAAACGCTACCCCGGCAAGAATAACTACGGCAATAAGTGACGATCGTATAAGCCTGGTCATGTTACTGTAATGTTGTTTCCATAATCTTTCAAAAGTACGTAAGCCTGTCAAGTGACTTACTTATAGCAGCCTGCAATTATCTACACAAAGATGTTAATAAGGAAAGGCTTAAAATAAGCTCAGTTGTTTGCTCTTAAGATGAAATGATTTGCGGTGATGCTCGCAATAGCCATGCTGCCTGATGGCTGCAATATGCTGGGCTGTAGCGTAAGTTTTATTTTTTATCCATTGATAATGCGGAAATTGATTGTGTAGTTTTTCTACATGTTCATCGCGATACGTTTTTGCAAGTATGCTGGCTGCGGCAATGCTGGTATAAATGTTATCCCCTTTAATCACACACTCATGAGTCATTTTCTTGTAAGATTTAAACCGATTACCATCTACAATGATGTGATTAAATTTAACACTAAGTTGATCTAATGCCCGATGCATGGCAAGTATCGATGCATTGAGGATATTTATTTTGTCTATTTCATTAATGTCAGCCATACCTACGGCATAGGCTAGGGCGTGGTCTTCTATATAACTTCGCAGTGCATTGCGGTTGGCTTTATTCACCTGCTTACTATCGTTAAGCATTGGGTGATAAAAGTCTTGTGGCAATATGACAGCGGCAGCAACTACCGGTCCGGCAAGGCATCCACGTCCTGCTTCATCGCATCCTGCTATTACTCCTTTTGCTTTGGTATATGTTAACAACATCGTGTATAGAACTAACTACGGCCTTTAGTGCAAACATTCAAAAAATATTACGTTTGTGCAACCTCACCACACAATGGCCCTCGACTTATAAAGTAATATGCAGGCAAAGTTTATAAAGAATATTTTTCTGTTGGTCATAATCAATTTATTGGTAAAGCCATTTGGAATTCTTGTAATTGAGCCTGGCGTGCAAAATACCGTGGGGGCTACAGCTTATGGTTTGTACAATGCACTTTTCAGTTTTACTCTTGTATTTAATATTCTGCTCGATGTGGGTATTAATAATTTTAATAACCGCACCATTGCACAACAAAGTAATTTACTTGGTGCACATTTTCCGGGTATTGTAGCATTGCGTTTAGTTCTTGCTATTGTTTATGTACTAGTGCTGGTAGCAGCTGCTTTGGTCATTGGCTACTTGCCCGCTTATTGGATGTTGCTTATGGTTCTTGCTTTCAATCAGGTGCTAGCGGCATTTTTATTATTTATCCGTTCCAATATATCGGCCTTGCAGTTTTATAAAACCGATTCATTTTTTTCTATATTCGATCGGGTAATTCTTATTGCTATAACCGGATGGATGCTGTTGTATCGCAAACCGGAATTTAAAATTGAATGGTATGTGCTGGCGCAAACAGTAGCATACAGTATATCCCTTATTACTGCATTCATAATTTTAGCGCAGCATACCAAATCTATATTTCCAAAATGGGAGGGACAATTTAGTGCAAGCATATTGCGTCAGAGTTTTCCATACGCATTCCTCATTTTACTAATGATATTGTACAGCCGTGTAGATGTAATTATGCTTGAGCGCATGTTGCCCGATGGAGCTTTACAAAGCGGCATCTATGCGCAAGCGTTTCGCTTGCTCGATGCCTGCAATATGATTGGCTACCTCTTTGCCGGATTATTGCTGCCTATGTTCGCACGTATGATCCAACTCAATGAACCGGTTGAGCAATTGGCGCGACTCTCGTTCAACCTCATTATGGTGCCTGCACTTACTATTATTGTAATAAGTTTTTTCTTTTCGAAAGAAATAATGGATACCCTATACATTGCGCATACAGATGAGTCGAGCGCCATACTTGGGTTGGTAATGATAGGCTTTGGTTGCTTTGCTTCCAATTATATTTTTGGAACATTGCTTACTGCCAAGGGTGACCTAAGCCTGCTTAACAAAACCGCCATAAGCGGAGTTTGTATAAACATTGCGCTCAACATCGTATTAATTCCAAGCTACAAAGTAAATGGTGCTGCTATTGCTTCTGCTATTACACAGGTGGTGATGAGCGTGCTTCAGTTACTTATAGCTCACCGCCAATTTAAGTTTAATTATAACTGGAATCAGTTTGCCCGAATTTTAGCTTTTGTAATTTGCCTGATAGCAGCCACATGGCTATTTACTCAAGTGAGCACCGGGTGGATTATTAAAGTAACGGGTACCGTATGCGTTTCTCTTTTATTAGCAATGATGTTGCAGTTGATTAATTTAACTGCTCTCAAAAATCTATTATTATCTAAAGAATAATCTACTGTATATGCATTTGGAAATTTGTTGTTACAATTTTGTATCGGTTCGTATTGCCCATCAGCAGGCAGTAGATGCTATTGAACTTTGCAGCAATCCTGCCGAAGGCGGATGCACGCCATCACTTGCATTGATTGAGAAGACGGTAGAGCATACCAAAATACCGTTAGGAGTGATGGTAAGACCACGAGGTGGTAATTTTGTTTACGATGCCAACGATAAAGTGATAATGCTGCGCGATATTGAACACATAAAAAAAACAGGAGCCCGATTTATTGTAGCAGGTGCTTTAACGCACGAAAATGAAATTGACATTGAATTTACCAAACGCCTTGTTGAAACCAGTTACCCATTGATGTTTCGGTTTCATCGTGCCATTGATGTTGTTCCAAATTACTTGCGAAGCATGAGTATGTTGATAGAAAGTGGAGTGACCAGCGTGCTTACAAGTGGAGGCGAACAAAATGCAATACTTGGTTTAACAAATTTGAAAGAGGCCAAGCACTACTTTGGCCATAGCATGCAACTGGTAGTGGCAGGAGGTGTACGCAGCAACAATGCCTTAACCTTTTTACAAGCAGGTATGCATTACCTGCATAGTGGCGCAGGTACAGTAAGCCTAAGTGATTCAAGTAAGTTGAGGTTTAACTCCATGGTGAGTGAGAATAGCAATCAATACACGCTATGTGATGGAGAAGAGATAAGGGCAATAAAAGATTTGCTTATTCAATAATTGTTCGGATAAAGCTTTGCATGTATTTTCGTAACCCTGATGATGTGGATATTGTAAGTCAATATAATAATTAGAAATTTTGAATTTGTGGAAGCTAAGAGCGTAATTTTTTGGCTCCACATAATAGGAATAAAAAAATCCCAACCGCTTATAACGATTGGGATTTAGTATCAAAGAAACTATCATTTAAAAATTAAAACCAAGACGTGCATATATTCTGCGGCCGTTCATTCCCATTTGTACTGCATCAAAAGGACCTGCCGATTCATTGTTGAAAGCCCACCAACGCGCTGCACTTACTGCGCCAAGATCAGGATGTACATTCATGAAATTGTCAACTCCTAAAATCAGGTTGGCACCTTTAATAAATTTATACGAAAGAAATAAATCGGGTACCAATTTGGCACCGTATACATATTTGTCGTCAACATATACTGTTTCATCAGCATCTGTAGGAACTTGTGGGTTAATACCAAGGCCATCTTCACCGTAACCAAGTGTGGTAATTTCACCAAAATAATTTAGGCGGATACCGGCACTCACTTTTTTATATCCATACTCAAGCGAAAAATTAAATTTAACAGGAGGAGCAGAAGCAAGTATAAAAGATTGCTCGCGCTCGCTTAAGAATGTTGAGCGATGTTCTTTCGTATCATTCAACCGTTCGGGTACATTAATCTGATCGATGGTCATTTTTTGAACATTACCTGCAAACGTAGTGCGCAGGGTATGAATATCGGTAACCCACTTATAGTCGATAATAAAATCGAGTCCGGTGTTTGTTGTATTTACAGCGTTGGCAAAAAATTGTGCAAGACTAACTTTAGCATCATTCATAATAGAGGTAAGTTCAGGGTTAAGTGTTGTATCCGAAGCATCAAATTGTCCTGATAATACAACACGGTCTTTTATTTTTACCATATATCCATCAACAGTAATATTCAGATTTTTAATAGGACTAAAGGTAAACCCACCACTCACGTTGGTACTTAGCTCCTGCGTTAGTTCTGGTATACCTGCAGCTTTTGCAATTTTGCTATAGTTGGGTGCAATTTTTACTTCGGCTATCTGACCACCCTGCACGGTAGTAAAGGTAGAGCTGAAATTAATTTGCTGTAAGGATGGTGCGCGGAAACCATTGCTTGCTGACGCACGCAACGTGAAGTTGTCTGTAAACTTATAGCGGGTACTAAGTTTTCCGCCAAGTGCTAGACCAAAGTCGCTATAGTTTTCTAATCGAATGGCACCAGTTACAAGAAATTTTTTGGTGATGTCTAATTCTGCATCTACGTAAGCACCAATAGTGCTGCGGCTTGCATTTACTTCATCCGAAGGCTGATAGCCCGGAAAGCCTTGTGCACCTGTCGCTTTGTCGGGATTATAGTTTTTGTATGAGGCTTCTTCGCCAGCATACAGATTGTATTGCTCTAACCTGAACTCGGCACCTGCTGCAAGACCAAAACCTTGTAACACGCCTGCTATCTCTTTATTAAAATTCAGATTGGTAGTATTTTGCAGGAAGTTAAATCCACCATCATCAAAACTTGTTTGAGCAGCGCCCAGCGATGCATTAAAAGTCTTTTCACCATAGAAATGGAAATCGTTACGGCCTGTGTTATTGCTGATATCCCAATTCCACCCTTTACCAACTATACCGCGCGCTCCAGCTGCAAATGACAGATCAGTTATTTTACTTTGAATAAGCGGGTTAAAATAAATTTCGCTATCACCTGCTATTTGCATAATTTCTTCTACAAAAATCAAGTTACCATTAGCATCAGTAGGGAATCGTTCGGGGCGCGCACTCCAGTTACGAGTAAAGGCGTAGGCCTCCGAATTTTTTGCATTATAACCACCAAATAAATAAACGGTTGTTTTGGTATTCTTTATTGGAAGTTCGCTGTTTATCATTGCACCAATGGCATTGAGCGACCCTTCGCCATTTGCTCTGCGATAAATGTTTAAGGGTAATACATCTTTATCGGTTTCAAATTTGGCGGTATCGCCCAGGTTTTGACGATATGTTTTTTTGCTATTGATGTAACTTAAAGAAAAATTGACAAGGCCTCCGCTTTTTCCAACAGGCACCCCATAATTTCCATTAAATGAAACCGCATTTCCATCGGCCTTATTTTCGTACACATATTCTTTGTACTCTGGTTTAAAGGCCGGATTAAATTTATCATCGTAATAAAAACCATAACCTACATCGCCACTAAATTCTTTTACGTTCTTTTTCAAAATAATATTAATTACTCCTGCTATGGCATCCGACCCATATTGTGCGGCCGCACCATCACGTAATATTTCTACACGGTCAATGCTGCTAATTGGAATGGCATTCATATCTGTACCTGAGTTTCCTCTGCCACGTGTACCAAACACACTTACAAAAGCAGTTTGGTGTCTGCGTTTACCATTTATTAAAACAAGCGTTTGGTCGGGGCCTAAGCCACGAAGGGTTGCAAGGTCAATATGATCGGCACCATCCGAACCACTTTGTTTATTATAGTTGAGCGATGGGGCAGCATTGTTCAGAAGCGAGGTAAGATCCATACGGCCTGTTGGTAAACTAACAGCACTAACATTTATTATATCTACCGGTACCGGAGTTTCGGTCTTAATACGACCGGGCCTGCGGCTACCAACTATAACTACATCGCCAATTAGTTTGCTTTCGGTTGCTAGTGCTACAAGTATGGTACTGCGGTTATTTACCGGTATGGTTTGCGTTTGATAGCCCAGAAAACGCACTTCCAGCAAGTCGGTACCATTACAAGTTACTTTTGCCGTGCCGCTTACATCTGTTGCCGCACCATTGGTAGTGCCTTTTACCATGACCGTTACTCCCGGCATAGGTTGCCGGTTTGTAGCATCATTAACTACTACTGTTACAACCGATTGTGCATACAATACAATAGATGTAATGCATGCGAATAGCATTAGGATAATTTTCTTCATAATTTATTTTTTTAGTGTAGATAGGGCAACAAACTTATTAATATAATAAGAATGCACAACTCCATTGGGCAATTAGTTTAAACAAAACGTGGTTGATAATTTTAAGCTGGTTAATTCTGATGGGCAATGATTTGTGATAATGGGGTAAGTAGTCTTGCTTTTAGAATTTAAATAATGTTATAAAAAGAAATGGTGGCAGGTAGAATTGTATAGATTGATAATAAAATTATTAATCGTGAAATAGCAAGGCTTGCTCATTAGCGACTAGGTTGAATTAGCTTCCGATATAGGTGCAATATTTTTTTATGTAATTGTTTTTGGCAACAGGGTAAGATCTGCTGCTTTAATGCCATTATTGAGAAGTTGAATAGTTTTCTTAATTATCCATCACTACAAATTTTCTGCTCACGGTTTTGCCATTGTTTTCAATTCTAAGTAAATAAATACCCTTTGCAATGTTCCTCAAACTTATACTTTGCTCATTACTCCAAGACGGTAAATTTTGCTGATGCACAACTTTTCCATTTACATCAATTACTTTGAGCAAATAAGAAGTTGCAATTGCTTTATAACCAATATTAAAACTTCCATAGTTAGGATTTGGATAAATTTAAAACTTGTCATCATCTAGAGAATATTGATTATAACTAGTGGCGCAACCACAGCCTAATGTGGTATCGCAGCCTAAATAATAATTGGGGTGGTTTACGTTACCTCGATACGACCAACATGGCAATTGCCTGTTTGTGCAAAATATCCTTGCACAGTGTATGTTACACTATCCTGCGCTGCCATAATCAAGGTATCAGGCAAGGGGTTTGGTAGCCAGACTGTAAAATTGGGAGGCAAGGAGTCGCTGACAACCACCAACTGCGTACTACCATTATTGGATGTAACAGTAATGGTATATGTTATAGTATCATACGCATTAATACTTGTTACATCAGCCGTTTTAGTAATAGTAAAGCAATCGGTGCAATTATTAGTACCGTTATAAAAAAAGTAGCCACCTCCACTTTCTTCAAAAACGTAGTCGCCACAGGGCGTATGGGCATGTATGGCTACATGTATAATAA encodes the following:
- a CDS encoding TonB-dependent receptor, with the translated sequence MKKIILMLFACITSIVLYAQSVVTVVVNDATNRQPMPGVTVMVKGTTNGAATDVSGTAKVTCNGTDLLEVRFLGYQTQTIPVNNRSTILVALATESKLIGDVVIVGSRRPGRIKTETPVPVDIINVSAVSLPTGRMDLTSLLNNAAPSLNYNKQSGSDGADHIDLATLRGLGPDQTLVLINGKRRHQTAFVSVFGTRGRGNSGTDMNAIPISSIDRVEILRDGAAAQYGSDAIAGVINIILKKNVKEFSGDVGYGFYYDDKFNPAFKPEYKEYVYENKADGNAVSFNGNYGVPVGKSGGLVNFSLSYINSKKTYRQNLGDTAKFETDKDVLPLNIYRRANGEGSLNAIGAMINSELPIKNTKTTVYLFGGYNAKNSEAYAFTRNWSARPERFPTDANGNLIFVEEIMQIAGDSEIYFNPLIQSKITDLSFAAGARGIVGKGWNWDISNNTGRNDFHFYGEKTFNASLGAAQTSFDDGGFNFLQNTTNLNFNKEIAGVLQGFGLAAGAEFRLEQYNLYAGEEASYKNYNPDKATGAQGFPGYQPSDEVNASRSTIGAYVDAELDITKKFLVTGAIRLENYSDFGLALGGKLSTRYKFTDNFTLRASASNGFRAPSLQQINFSSTFTTVQGGQIAEVKIAPNYSKIAKAAGIPELTQELSTNVSGGFTFSPIKNLNITVDGYMVKIKDRVVLSGQFDASDTTLNPELTSIMNDAKVSLAQFFANAVNTTNTGLDFIIDYKWVTDIHTLRTTFAGNVQKMTIDQINVPERLNDTKEHRSTFLSEREQSFILASAPPVKFNFSLEYGYKKVSAGIRLNYFGEITTLGYGEDGLGINPQVPTDADETVYVDDKYVYGAKLVPDLFLSYKFIKGANLILGVDNFMNVHPDLGAVSAARWWAFNNESAGPFDAVQMGMNGRRIYARLGFNF
- a CDS encoding copper homeostasis protein CutC, which translates into the protein MHLEICCYNFVSVRIAHQQAVDAIELCSNPAEGGCTPSLALIEKTVEHTKIPLGVMVRPRGGNFVYDANDKVIMLRDIEHIKKTGARFIVAGALTHENEIDIEFTKRLVETSYPLMFRFHRAIDVVPNYLRSMSMLIESGVTSVLTSGGEQNAILGLTNLKEAKHYFGHSMQLVVAGGVRSNNALTFLQAGMHYLHSGAGTVSLSDSSKLRFNSMVSENSNQYTLCDGEEIRAIKDLLIQ
- a CDS encoding DUF11 domain-containing protein, with the protein product MSKCILILLLLKIIIHVAIHAHTPCGDYVFEESGGGYFFYNGTNNCTDCFTITKTADVTSINAYDTITYTITVTSNNGSTQLVVVSDSLPPNFTVWLPNPLPDTLIMAAQDSVTYTVQGYFAQTGNCHVGRIEVT
- a CDS encoding T9SS type A sorting domain-containing protein codes for the protein MYPNPNYGSFNIGYKAIATSYLLKVIDVNGKVVHQQNLPSWSNEQSISLRNIAKGIYLLRIENNGKTVSRKFVVMDN